A region from the Arthrobacter roseus genome encodes:
- a CDS encoding SDR family oxidoreductase translates to MKIVVLGASGTMGALVAERLRDQGHDAVPAMRANGVDTASRKGLDQALDGADTVVDCTNYTTMSARKAINVLGWMSTNVVAAAKRAHVSHLVLLSIINVAAPALSGMGYYQGKAAQERIVSAGDVPYTIVTGRGGGLASDIRRIHKSPLLQPRRT, encoded by the coding sequence ATGAAAATTGTCGTGCTCGGAGCATCCGGAACCATGGGCGCGCTCGTCGCGGAGCGACTGCGGGACCAGGGGCACGACGCCGTCCCAGCTATGCGCGCCAACGGTGTGGACACGGCATCGAGGAAAGGCCTTGATCAAGCGCTCGACGGCGCTGATACCGTCGTCGACTGCACCAACTACACAACCATGAGCGCCCGCAAAGCCATCAATGTCCTGGGCTGGATGAGTACCAACGTCGTCGCCGCCGCGAAACGAGCTCACGTCTCCCATCTCGTGCTGCTCTCCATCATCAACGTGGCGGCTCCCGCCCTTAGCGGAATGGGGTACTACCAAGGCAAGGCAGCGCAGGAGCGGATCGTCTCTGCCGGAGATGTTCCCTATACGATTGTTACCGGGCGCGGTGGCGGCTTGGCGTCGGATATTCGACGAATTCACAAGTCACCCCTTCTTCAGCCACGAAGAACATAA
- a CDS encoding mycoredoxin translates to MFTTSWCGYCRRLKSHLDTQGVGYREVNIEDVPGTAELVESLNYGNQTVPTVLFPDGSVATNPSAADVEVRLGL, encoded by the coding sequence ATGTTTACAACGAGCTGGTGCGGTTACTGCCGACGTCTGAAGTCGCATCTGGACACGCAGGGCGTTGGGTACCGGGAGGTCAACATTGAAGATGTGCCCGGTACTGCAGAGCTTGTTGAATCGCTCAACTACGGCAATCAGACTGTACCCACGGTTCTGTTCCCGGATGGCAGCGTTGCCACTAACCCCTCGGCCGCAGATGTAGAAGTGCGATTAGGGCTTTAG